A stretch of DNA from Fusobacterium varium:
TATGCTTAAAGCTAGACTTGGAATGAATAGTTCTAATAGCAGTTTTCCTCCATCTTCTGATAAATTTAGTAAAAAAAAGATAAAAACAGATCGTTGAGAAAGAAAAGTGGCAAAGCATCAGGTGGGTAAATCGGTCATAAAGGTTCTACTCTTGAAAAAGTTGATAATCCTGATTTTATTGTTGAACTTCCTAATGATATTTGCCCTCATTGTGCTGCTAATTTAAAAGATGTTAAAGTAGAGGAAGTTAAAACTCGTCAAGTTTTTGATATTCCTGAAATTAAAATTAATGTTACTGAATATCAGGCGCATTTAAAAACTTGTCCACATTGCAATAAAAAATCAATATCTGAATTTCCTGAAAATGTTACCCATA
This window harbors:
- a CDS encoding IS66 family transposase zinc-finger binding domain-containing protein — translated: MGHKGSTLEKVDNPDFIVELPNDICPHCAANLKDVKVEEVKTRQVFDIPEIKINVTEYQAHLKTCPHCNKKSISEFPENVTH